The stretch of DNA AAAAGGTTTCCGAAACCAAGGTCATCCACATTGTTGTTATACCATTGCAGAATGTTACCCAGTTCAGTCTTTTCTTTGATATTCCTTGCATCTGCACCTCCCGATCCAGCCAGGAGATCATTAAGCGCATTATACAAATAACCGCTTCCCGATTTCGGCATACCGGCACTTATAACAAACATATGGCTGGTTGGGTTATTTCGGAGCCAGGATGCGTTCCATGACCATCGAGGTTAATGATGCTATTCATTTTTTCGGGCGCGTCTTTATTTTGAGTGGGCTTTTACATCATGACCTGAAAGCATGTTGTGGCAAACTTCCCAGTTCTGATCATAATCTGCACAATCCTTTAAAGCCTTTAATCTCCCCCGGTAATAGAGGAACCAAATATAGTCTGTATTATTCAAAAACGAGAATGGAAGATAGAACCTCCACCTCCCGTTCTTTCCGATGAATTTTTTGCATTGACGGATGGCGTTTGCCCGGTTGGCTTTCTCATCGCGGTAATAATCGAGTGCAATGGACGCCCTTCCGAATCCATCAAACATTTTTTTGAGATAGGACCAGGTGAGGCGGTCACCGCTGATGAAATGCTTAAAGGTGAGTTGAGGATCGTACCATATCCGGAAACCGAGTCGTTTGGCAGCGAAGCAAAGTTCCGCATCCTCCCCTGCCGTCACCTTCTTTCCTTTCCTGCCCGTATTCAGATTTTTGAATCCGATCTCATCCAGCTTGTCCAGCACGGCTTTCCGGAACACGCAAGCAGCACCCCATACATAGCCCCTTGATTCCGTGATATCACCTGCCTCCCCACCTTGTTTTCCTACAGCGAACTGAGCCTGAAAATGGGGGAACCAAACCGGAAGCTCCATGTCACTCACTGCCTCACTCTGGCCTCCGAGGATGCCCACCTCCTGGTGTTGTTGCATGATATCGAAACATCGTTGCACGTAGCCTTCATCCAGCCAGTTATCATCATCACAGTAAAGCAACAAATCGTATGATGCACTCAGAAAACCGCGACGTTTGGCATTGGACAATCCCGGTGTGGGTTCATCCACAACCCGGAAGTTTCCTTTCCTACCTGCATTTTCCCA from Flavobacteriales bacterium encodes:
- a CDS encoding glycosyltransferase family 2 protein: MANGISVIICCYNSARKLPDTLDHIFRQQVREEMSWETIVINNNSSDNTADVARTEWENAGRKGNFRVVDEPTPGLSNAKRRGFLSASYDLLLYCDDDNWLDEGYVQRCFDIMQQHQEVGILGGQSEAVSDMELPVWFPHFQAQFAVGKQGGEAGDITESRGYVWGAACVFRKAVLDKLDEIGFKNLNTGRKGKKVTAGEDAELCFAAKRLGFRIWYDPQLTFKHFISGDRLTWSYLKKMFDGFGRASIALDYYRDEKANRANAIRQCKKFIGKNGRWRFYLPFSFLNNTDYIWFLYYRGRLKALKDCADYDQNWEVCHNMLSGHDVKAHSK